The Haemorhous mexicanus isolate bHaeMex1 chromosome 5, bHaeMex1.pri, whole genome shotgun sequence genome contains a region encoding:
- the TEF gene encoding thyrotroph embryonic factor isoform X3 — MSSCNTPGGPTALDFPEVLKSLLEYSLPWTNKMTDKEKEKIKLEEDEAAAASTMAVSASLMPPIWDKTIPYDGESFHLEYMDLDEFLLENGIPSSPTHLDLNQNPLLPVAELEAKESASASTGSPASSSSTAVYQQSEAASSTESPPQNERNTPSPIDPDCVEVEVNFNPDPADLVLSSVPGGELFNPRKHKFTEEDLKPQPMIKKAKKVFVPDEQKDEKYWTRRKKNNVAAKRSRDARRLKENQITIRAAFLEKENTALRTEVAELRKEVGRCKNIVSKYETRYGPFDLSDSE; from the exons ATGTCAAGCTGCAACACCCCTGGGGGCCCCACTGCCCTGGACTTTCCGGAAGTCCTGAAGTCCCTACTGGAGTATTCCTTGCCCTGGACCAACAAGATGACAG ataaagagaaggagaaaataaagcttGAAGAAgatgaggcagcagctgccagcactaTGGCAGTCTCAGCTTCCCTCATGCCACCCATTTGGGACAAAACTATTCCTTATGATGGCGAGTCTTTCCACCTGGAGTACATGGATCTGGATGAGTTCCTGCTGGAGAATGGAATTCCTTCCAGCCCTACTCACCTGGATTTGAACCAGAATCCACTCTTGCCTGTGGCTGAGCTGGAAGCGAAGGAATCTGCCAGTGCTTCCACTGGTTCTCCTGCATCATCCTCTTCCACTGCGGTTTACCAGCAATCTGAAGCAGCCTCCAGCACAG AGTCCCCACCACAAAATGAGAGAAATACACCCAGCCCCATTGATCCTGACTGCGTAGAAGTTGAGGTGAATTTCAACCCTGACCCTGCTGATTTAGTGCTGTCCAGTGTGCCTGGTGGTGAGCTCTTCAATCCTCGCAAACACAAGTTTACCGAAGAGGACCTGAAACCACAACCTATGATTAAAAAAGCCAAGAAGGTTTTTGTCCCAGATGAGCAAAAG GATGAAAAGTACTGGACAAGGCGAAAGAAGAACAATGTGGCAGCAAAGCGTTCCCGTGACGCTCGGCGATTAAAGGAGAATCAGATCACAATTCGGGCAGCCTttcttgagaaagaaaatacgGCCCTGAGGACGGAGGTGGCAGAGCTGCGCAAGGAAGTGGGACGATGCAAGAACATTGTTTCTAAATACGAGACCAGATACGGACCCTT TGACTTATCTGATTCCGAGTGA
- the TEF gene encoding thyrotroph embryonic factor isoform X1, with the protein MPGRAAHQEAAAAAGGPEPTAAGGSAGAAAQQERRGLAGAFPLVLKKLMENPPREARLDKEKEKIKLEEDEAAAASTMAVSASLMPPIWDKTIPYDGESFHLEYMDLDEFLLENGIPSSPTHLDLNQNPLLPVAELEAKESASASTGSPASSSSTAVYQQSEAASSTESPPQNERNTPSPIDPDCVEVEVNFNPDPADLVLSSVPGGELFNPRKHKFTEEDLKPQPMIKKAKKVFVPDEQKDEKYWTRRKKNNVAAKRSRDARRLKENQITIRAAFLEKENTALRTEVAELRKEVGRCKNIVSKYETRYGPFDLSDSE; encoded by the exons ATGCCCGGCCGCGCCGCGCAccaggaggcggcggcggcggcgggaggacCAGAGCCCACTGCAGCCGGGGGGAGCGCGGGGGCCGCCGCGCAGCAGGAGCGGCGGGGCCTGGCGGGTGCGTTCCCGCTGGTGCTGAAGAAGCTGATGGAGAACCCGCCGCGGGAGGCGCGCCTGG ataaagagaaggagaaaataaagcttGAAGAAgatgaggcagcagctgccagcactaTGGCAGTCTCAGCTTCCCTCATGCCACCCATTTGGGACAAAACTATTCCTTATGATGGCGAGTCTTTCCACCTGGAGTACATGGATCTGGATGAGTTCCTGCTGGAGAATGGAATTCCTTCCAGCCCTACTCACCTGGATTTGAACCAGAATCCACTCTTGCCTGTGGCTGAGCTGGAAGCGAAGGAATCTGCCAGTGCTTCCACTGGTTCTCCTGCATCATCCTCTTCCACTGCGGTTTACCAGCAATCTGAAGCAGCCTCCAGCACAG AGTCCCCACCACAAAATGAGAGAAATACACCCAGCCCCATTGATCCTGACTGCGTAGAAGTTGAGGTGAATTTCAACCCTGACCCTGCTGATTTAGTGCTGTCCAGTGTGCCTGGTGGTGAGCTCTTCAATCCTCGCAAACACAAGTTTACCGAAGAGGACCTGAAACCACAACCTATGATTAAAAAAGCCAAGAAGGTTTTTGTCCCAGATGAGCAAAAG GATGAAAAGTACTGGACAAGGCGAAAGAAGAACAATGTGGCAGCAAAGCGTTCCCGTGACGCTCGGCGATTAAAGGAGAATCAGATCACAATTCGGGCAGCCTttcttgagaaagaaaatacgGCCCTGAGGACGGAGGTGGCAGAGCTGCGCAAGGAAGTGGGACGATGCAAGAACATTGTTTCTAAATACGAGACCAGATACGGACCCTT TGACTTATCTGATTCCGAGTGA
- the TEF gene encoding thyrotroph embryonic factor isoform X2, with the protein MPGRAAHQEAAAAAGGPEPTAAGGSAGAAAQQERRGLAGAFPLVLKKLMENPPREARLDKEKEKIKLEEDEAAAASTMAVSASLMPPIWDKTIPYDGESFHLEYMDLDEFLLENGIPSSPTHLDLNQNPLLPVAELEAKESASASTGSPASSSSTAVYQQSEAASSTESPPQNERNTPSPIDPDCVEVEVNFNPDPADLVLSSVPGGELFNPRKHKFTEEDLKPQPMIKKAKKVFVPDEQKDEKYWTRRKKNNVAAKRSRDARRLKENQITIRAAFLEKENTALRTEVAELRKEVGRCKNIVSKYETRYGPLTDIPEQ; encoded by the exons ATGCCCGGCCGCGCCGCGCAccaggaggcggcggcggcggcgggaggacCAGAGCCCACTGCAGCCGGGGGGAGCGCGGGGGCCGCCGCGCAGCAGGAGCGGCGGGGCCTGGCGGGTGCGTTCCCGCTGGTGCTGAAGAAGCTGATGGAGAACCCGCCGCGGGAGGCGCGCCTGG ataaagagaaggagaaaataaagcttGAAGAAgatgaggcagcagctgccagcactaTGGCAGTCTCAGCTTCCCTCATGCCACCCATTTGGGACAAAACTATTCCTTATGATGGCGAGTCTTTCCACCTGGAGTACATGGATCTGGATGAGTTCCTGCTGGAGAATGGAATTCCTTCCAGCCCTACTCACCTGGATTTGAACCAGAATCCACTCTTGCCTGTGGCTGAGCTGGAAGCGAAGGAATCTGCCAGTGCTTCCACTGGTTCTCCTGCATCATCCTCTTCCACTGCGGTTTACCAGCAATCTGAAGCAGCCTCCAGCACAG AGTCCCCACCACAAAATGAGAGAAATACACCCAGCCCCATTGATCCTGACTGCGTAGAAGTTGAGGTGAATTTCAACCCTGACCCTGCTGATTTAGTGCTGTCCAGTGTGCCTGGTGGTGAGCTCTTCAATCCTCGCAAACACAAGTTTACCGAAGAGGACCTGAAACCACAACCTATGATTAAAAAAGCCAAGAAGGTTTTTGTCCCAGATGAGCAAAAG GATGAAAAGTACTGGACAAGGCGAAAGAAGAACAATGTGGCAGCAAAGCGTTCCCGTGACGCTCGGCGATTAAAGGAGAATCAGATCACAATTCGGGCAGCCTttcttgagaaagaaaatacgGCCCTGAGGACGGAGGTGGCAGAGCTGCGCAAGGAAGTGGGACGATGCAAGAACATTGTTTCTAAATACGAGACCAGATACGGACCCTT